In Pseudorasbora parva isolate DD20220531a chromosome 9, ASM2467924v1, whole genome shotgun sequence, the following proteins share a genomic window:
- the LOC137089794 gene encoding tubulin polyglutamylase complex subunit 1-like, whose product MAEKRRAGVAMSDAASGSCERDGAFVCEAGASALLRVALLKLLESRPEDPVGFLAEHFAHAHLSAEADDGGAEPQAVSRALWNLSLAHHSQRSAFNNNIRVAYDLLTECGRRQRGTGGVRGRLYTEMLRCLCSEGGLSGSTAAPLLRRIQCRDYESAPFELFRQGVLTCAVFADYIRTSQCLYAAVASAPDRPAERALCRAVLATLRDALETADGADVARYLEASAKISPVKVAQAMAEAHPGKQPDGLTMDAQEFEDAAAALFIARVRMVT is encoded by the exons ATGGCGGAGAAGCGTCGCGCGGGCGTCGCGATGTCGGACGCCGCGTCCGGCAGCTGTGAGCGCGACGGCGCGTTCGTGTGCGAGGCGGGAGCGAGCGCGCTGCTCAGGGTCGCGCTGCTGAAGCTGCTGGAGTCCAGGCCGGAGGATCCCGTCGGGTTTCTGGCCGAGCACTTCGCGCACGCGCATCTGTCTGCGGAGGCTGACGACGGGGGGGCGGAGCCTCAGGCTGTGAGTCGCGCGCTCTGGAACCTCAGTCTGGCGCATCACTCGCAGAG ATCCGCGTTCAACAACAACATCCGTGTGGCGTACGATCTGCTGACGGAGTGCGGCCGGCGTCAGCGCGGGACCGGAGGCGTCCGCGGGCGTCTGTACACGGAGATGCTCCGGTGTCTGTGCAGCGAGGGCGGCCTCTCCGGTTCCACCGCGGCTCCGCTCCTGCGCCGCATCCAGTGCCGCGACTACGAGTCCGCGCCCTTCGAGCTCTTCCGCCAGGGCGTGCTGACCTGCGCGGTGTTCGCCGACTACATCCGGACGTCTCAGTGTTTGTACGCGGCGGTGGCGAGCGCGCCGGACCGGCCGGCGGAGAGAGCGCTGTGCCGCGCGGTGCTCGCGACCCTCCGCGATGCGCTCGAGACGGCGGACGGGGCGGACGTGGCGCGGTATCTGGAGGCCAGTGCTAAGATCTCTCCCGTTAAAGTGGCGCAGGCCATGGCGGAGGCTCATCCCGGGAAGCAGCCGGACGGGCTCACGATGGACGCGCAGGAGTTTGAAGATGCCGCGGCTGCGCTCTTCATCGCTCGCGTGCGAATGGTGACCTGA